Proteins encoded in a region of the Pocillopora verrucosa isolate sample1 chromosome 11, ASM3666991v2, whole genome shotgun sequence genome:
- the LOC131777797 gene encoding uncharacterized protein, with protein MGEFGETRKGQNLETIISKLSKEQPNGRRNSFMLISGIDHSNVMFHLGNGGHESEGEESEPDLFQCGKCKRMFTSLQKYLKHKAAKDCVQLQTHGQTSAVSPVTNGEVFDSPDENSSIHSPTRRKHDRKGIARRVSNFSSEGESVSPDIPVVVPEQVYSVPPSSFPVHIEAPPTSNFHDFSNPVVSISVAEALRSHSPVVVQPTPNFNSWNGTVSEQAENVNPPTMATSVYAQMPSAAVVNPAPVLSHQHPNQSSPAPSIGSSHVDQQWTGTRLRGLTAIQPAASPQAPVHMTRSKNGLGQPPPLVVHLKDRGRPVRAKETGLTEEELTEEFVTSSGQKVYRCKKCDKEFSFSSRLKRHLLVHTGARPFECHVCSRRFTQAVDLKRHMLRHSGQKPHVCHFCGKQYTRGDRLKVHLLSHTQEDNSEKPYSCSRCSATFYEAEELRLHVCEFQEGTQLVGGDIELNDAYVEERGGKVARTGKNYSCEECNSSFTKYTSLKSHLLKHTGEKKYKCEHCNKTFFSSSSLKIHVRVHTGDRPFKCKECPRKFSDPSNFNKHKRWHAKQKGPSTPSATLSSISENSSPSDDKTQKEAADAEENGSGPTENEVTAEESGAKEGDAKEDLREDLFPGTSQDMETEETGGFNSPEALLNMGSECETSVKQEITD; from the exons ATGGGGGAATTTGGAGAAACGAGAAAGGG ACAAAATTTGGAGACGATAATTTCGAAGCTTTCTAAGGAGCAGCCGAACGGGAGACGAAACAGTTTTATGCTG ATTTCAGGAATAGACCATTCCAATGTCATGTTTCACCTTGGGAATGGAG ggcATGAGTCCGAGGGAGAGGAAAGCGAACCAGACCTATTCCAATGTGGGAAATGCAAACGAATGTTTACCAGTCTACAGAAATACCTGAAACACAAAGCAGCCAAGGACTGTGTTCAGCTTCAAACTCACGGACAGACAAGTGCGGTCAGCCCTGTTACGAACGGAGAG GTTTTTGACAGTCCTGATGAGAATAGCTCCATTCATAGTCCCACACGAAG gaAACACGACAGAAAAGGGATCGCTCGTCGAGTGTCCAACTTCTCCTCTGAAGGAGAATCCGTAAGTCCGGATATTCCAGTAGTCGTTCCAGAACAAGTTTACAGCGTCCCTCCATCATCCTTCCCTGTTCATATAGAAGCCCCTCCCACCTCCAATTTCCACGACTTCTCCAACCCTGTCGTTAGTATCTCTGTTGCCGAAGCTCTACGCTCGCATAGTCCTGTGGTAGTCCAACCTACGCCTAATTTCAACTCTTGGAATGGAACGGTGAGTGAACAGGCCGAAAATGTGAACCCGCCGACCATGGCGACCAGCGTCTATGCGCAGATGCCATCCGCAGCAGTGGTGAACCCCGCACCAGTTCTTTCCCACCAACACCCCAATCAGTCGTCTCCAGCACCCAGTATCGGCTCGTCACACGTCGACCAACAATGGACTGGGACGAGGCTGAGAGGACTAACGGCTATTCAACCAGCTGCTTCCCCCCAGGCTCCAGTCCACATGACGAGGAGCAAAAATGGACTGGGACAGCCTCCACCACTTGTGGTGCATCTTAAGGACAGAG gTCGACCCGTGCGTGCAAAGGAAACTGGCCTTACAGAAGAAGAACTTACAGAAGAGTTTGTGACTTCCTCTGGTCAGAAGGTTTACAGATGTAAAAAGTGTGACAAAGAGTTTTCGTTCTCTAGCCGTTTAAAACGCCATCTTCTGGTGCACACGGGTGCGCGGCCGTTCGAGTGTCACGTTTGTTCCCGCCGCTTCACGCAAGCCGTGGATCTAAAACGTCACATGCTACGTCACAGTGGTCAGAAACCGCACGTGTGTCACTTCTGCGGGAAGCAGTACACGAGAGGCGATCGGCTTAAAGTGCACTTGTTGTCGCATACTCAAGAAGATAATTCGGAGAAGCCCTACAGTTGCTCAAGGTGCAGTGCTACTTTCTACGAAGCAGAGGAACTGCGACTGCATGTGTGTGAATTTCAAGAAGGTACACAACTGGTTGGAGGTGATATTGAGCTCAATGACGCTTACGTAGAAGAGCGGGGAGGTAAGGTAGCCCGCACAGGAAAGAATTATTCGTGCGAGGAGTGCAATTCCAGCTTCACCAAGTACACTTCTCTCAAGTCACACCTTCTTAAGCACACCGGTGAAAAGAAGTACAAGTGTGAGCATTGTAACAAAACTTTCTTCAGCTCTAGTAGTTTAAAAATCCACGTCCGAGTTCACACTGGCGACCGACCGTTTAAGTGCAAGGAGTGCCCGAGGAAATTTAGTGACCCGTCGAACTTCAACAAACATAAACGATGGCACGCCAAACAAAAGGGCCCGAGTACACCGTCGGCAACATTGTCGAGCATCTCCGAAAACAGCTCGCCTTCCGATGATAAGACACAGAAGGAGGCTGCTGATGCCGAAGAAAATGGATCGGGGCCGACCGAAAACGAAGTAACAGCCGAAGAATCTGGTGCGAAAGAGGGTGACGCGAAAGAGGATTTGCGAGAAGATCTTTTCCCTGGGACGAGCCAAGATATGGAAACTGAGGAGACTGGAGGATTTAATTCGCCTGAGGCGTTGCTCAACATGGGATCTGAATGCGAAACTAGTGTAAAACAAGAGATAACGGACTAG
- the LOC131789913 gene encoding elastase-1-like: MGSVMLSVVFLLSELTLAHGNQGCGKRPISTRVVGGINAEPNSWPWQISLRVKARGKLYHICGGSLISPTHVVTAAHCVVQNAAPSRYKVVVGEHDQTVEEGAEKLIDVAAVCYHEGFSMKHIQNDIALLTLAKPVVLSDRINIVCLPQQSRQVPAGTNCYITGWGRIIGGGKPAKILQQAVMPVVEHQTCAVANKDIVPVDKHSMVCAGYATAGNVISGCQGDSGGPFVCKENGHFVLHGAVSWGHPRCEAETTYTVFTRISSYVDWINHKIAMGGYGQGCAPTPAPPTKRPCFDRWGTEHCQRYKGQCGVHTVRISCRKTCNFRC, from the exons ATGGGCTCGGTAATGCTATCTGTAGTGTTTTTGCTCTCAGAGTTAACTCTTGCCCATGGAAATCAAG GATGCGGCAAGCGACCAATTTCTACACGTGTGGTGGGTGGAATTAATGCTGAGCCAAATTCCTGGCCTTGGCAGATATCTTTGAGAGTTAAAGCGCGAGGAAAACTGTATCACATTTGCGGAGGATCTCTCATTTCTCCGACGCATGTTGTCACCGCAGCACACTGTGTCGTGCAAAATGCCGCTCCGAGTCGTTACAAAGTTGTCGTAG gTGAACACGACCAGACCGTAGAAGAAGGTGCAGAAAAACTGATAGACGTGGCTGCTGTCTGTTATCACGAAGGATTCTCCATGAAACATATACAAAACGATATCGCCCTGCTCACACTCGCCAAACCGGTAGTGCTGAGTGACAGGATTAACATCGTTTGCTTACCACAGCAAAGTCGACAGGTTCCCGCCGGAACCAACTGTTACATAACAG GTTGGGGGAGAATCATCGGCGGTGGAAAACCAGCAAAAATCCTTCAACAAGCTGTCATGCCAGTAGTGGAGCATCAGACATGCGCAGTGGCCAACAAAGATATTGTGCCAGTGGATAAACACAGCATGGTATGCGCTGGATATGCGACAGCAGGAAATGTGATCAGCGGCTGCCAGGGAGACAGTGGAGGTCCATTTGTTTGTAAAGAAAATGGGCATTTTGTACTTCATGGGGCTGTGAGCTGGGGACATCCTCGGTGTGAAGCAGAGACCACTTACACCGTTTTCACCCGCATAAGCTCCTATGTGGATTGGATCAATCATAAAATCGCCATGGGAG GTTACGGACAAGGATGTGCTCCAACCCCTGCTCCACCCACAAAACGAC CCTGTTTTGACCGATGGGGCACAGAACATTGCCAGCGTTATAAAGGACAGTGTGGAGTACACACTGTGAGAATCAGCTGCCGTAAAACGTGTAACTTCAGATGTTAA
- the LOC131777794 gene encoding polycystin-2-like protein 2, whose product MIGIQSSLVVLPVNLLIITIFRYIKPESSVKTKKCRLPHGFIYIAYTLSLLTALIGAAFTMFYSMVWGTEKSNKWITSVVVSLVQDIFFIQPLKVILVASLLSILLRKPPEEDREEVQDGEVAEISSTEIEGSNPVEDELQSPKTLSELYTPPDPLKVAIARQKRVKEVKMWKFVFKFALHFVFALLLAVVCYGGIGSDRFRLNKNMEDIFNAKLDKVKNVHTFWWWCEKFMLPGLYSAPWYNGQPFEEEDFFSNKRAFIVGLPRLRQLRIKPEPCLTWSAYPEFKRWFPRCYHEYQGSNLDEGHSSLELIDVSPFYDDIGTGSNSGYSDISNSINGSSYTNESIQEIFSIVPITCDHTVKFQDATSLGTLPIITAFGTYYGGGLVAELGYENETAWKVIANLIADNWINRRTVIVLFEFVTFEPATNLFAFTRYSFEWLPTGGMEISYRIDPISFSRSTSSHTGSVFIACYVIIVLILVYSIYIEIREMRQSGWAYLRDIWSFHEWTLICLTLTTMVIFFIKAEQTRKLVAKVHENPYGRMSFDYVALWTDVENVVISMVTFLSTLKFLRILKFNKHISQLAKSINVSRGPMTSYSLVFLVALLAFAVIGNMLFGRSAYMFSTFTRSLVNVCEMILGKGTNYDELEAINRSLGPFFMFFYFSGMTVFMMNFFVAILNDSFTDAREILEENPTEDSEMSDFIGEYAKAMLREISKELGGSGGKSVKYATYEDKFVSYSKEAKERDFFLY is encoded by the exons ATGATTGGAATTCAAAGCAGTTTGGTAGTCTTGCCTGTAAACCTATTGATCATAACCATTTTTCGTTACATTAAACCAGAATCATCGGTGAAGACAAAGAAATGTAGACTGCCTCATGGTTTTATTTACATAGCATATACACTGTCATTACTAACAGCCCTGATAGGTGCCGCCTTTACAATGTTTTACAGCATGGTGTGGGGAACTGAGAAGTCCAACAAATGGATCACATCCGTTGTTGTCTCCCTAGTGCAGGACATCTTTTTCATTCAGCCCCTTAAAGTGATCCTTGTTGCTTCTTTGCTGTCTATTTTGTTACGCAAGCCCCCGGAGGAAGACAGAGAAGAAGTTCAGGATGGCGAGGTCGCGGAGATTTCAAGCACAGAAATTGAGGGCTCAAATCCAGTTGAAGATGAGCTGCAGAGCCCTAAGACGCTGTCGGAGCTTTACACTCCTCCTGATCCACTTAAAGTGGCAATTGCCAGACAAAAGAGGGTCAAGGAAGTTAAAATGTGgaaatttgtctttaaatttGCATTACATTTTGTGTTTGCCCTACTTTTGGCGGTAGTTTGTTACGGAGGTATAGGGAGCGACAGATTTAGATTGAACAAAAACATGGAGGACATCTTCAATGCAAAACTTGACAAG GTCAAGAATGTACACACATTTTGGTGGTGGTGCGAGAAATTTATGCTTCCTGGTTTGTACAGTGCCCCATGGTACAATGGACAACCATTTGAAGAGGAAGATTTCTTCTCAAATAAGAGGGCGTTTATTGTCGGCCTTCCCCGACTACGGCAGCTGCGTATAAAACCAG agCCATGTCTTACTTGGTCTGCTTATCCAGAGTTTAAACGTTGGTTTCCTCGATGTTATCATGAGTACCAAGGCAGCAACCTTGATGAGGGCCATTCAAGCCTGGAGTTAATTGATGTCTCGCCATTTTATGACGATATCGGAACTGGCAGCAACAGCGGTTACAGTGATATTAGCAACAGTATTAATGGTAGCAGTTACACCAATGAAAGCATCCAAGAAATATTTTCCATCGTGCCAATCACGTGTGACCACACCGTCAAATTCCAGGATGCAACGTCCTTAGGCACTTTACCTATTATCACAGCATTCGGCACTTATTACGGTGGCGGACTTGTAGCAGAGTTAGGATATGAAAATGAGACTGCCTGGAAGGTCATTGCCAACCTTATTGCTGACAACTGGATTAACAGACGGACAGTTATTGTGTTGTTTGAGTTCGTTACATTTGAGCCCGCGACAAATCTGTTCGCTTTTACTCGATATTCTTTCGAGTGGTTACCTACGGGAGGCATGGAAATATCTTATCGTATTGACCCCATTTCGTTTTCCCGCAGCACCAGTTCACACACCGGCTCAGTTTTTATTGCATGTTACGTAATCATTGTTTTAATACTCGTATACTCTATATACATAGAAATACGCGAAATGCGTCAGTCGGGCTGGGCTTACTTGAGGGACATATGGAGTTTTCACGAGTGGACATTGATATGCCTCACACTTACAACTATGGTGATATTCTTCATCAAAGCCGAACAAACCAGAAAACTCGTCGCGAAAGTTCATGAAAATCCTTATGGCCGGATGAGTTTTGATTATGTTGCGTTATGGACAGACGTTGAAAATGTGGTTATTTCCATGGTTACCTTTCTGTCCACACTGAAGTTCCTTCGCATCTTGAAGTTCAATAAGCATATCTCCCAGTTGGCGAAAAGCATAAATGTATCCCGAGGTCCTATGACATCGTATTCACTTGTATTCCTTGTGGCTCTTCTGGCATTTGCCGTCATAGGTAACATGCTGTTTGGACGTTCAGCGTACATGTTTTCTACATTCACGAGGTCATTGGTGAACGTCTGCGAGATGATACTTGGCAAAGGAACTAATTATGACGAGCTGGAAGCCATAAACCGTTCTCTCGGGCCgttcttcatgtttttttatttttccggTATGACTGTTTTCATGATGAACTTCTTTGTGGCCATACTGAACGACTCCTTCACAGACGCAAGAGAAATCTTGGAAGAAAACCCAACCGAGGACAGCGAAATGTCCGATTTTATCGGAGAATATGCCAAGGCCATGCTGAGGGAAATATCAAAAGAGTTAGGAGGAAGCGGTGGAAAAAGTGTAAAATATGCTACATATGAAGACAAATTCGTATCGTACAGTAAAGAAGCGAAAGAACGGGACTTTTTCTTGTACTAA